From the Parcubacteria group bacterium genome, the window TGATCGCGTCGCTTTGCTTCCTCGATGCGCGCAAGGTAGATATCTAATTCTTCTTTGGTGTCAAAGAGTACACCGTAAATACGCGTAAGCTGTTCGCGCTTCTCGTCGCTTTTCCAGTATGCGCCGGCCAGACGTGTGATCTTGAGTGCAGATGCGTCGATCTCTTTGCTGTTTTCCACGTGTGGGCCACGGCAGAGGTCGGCAAAATCTTTGGATGTATATACTGAAACGATTGCTTCACCACTAGTTGCGAGATCGTCAATGAGCTCCAATTTGTATTTTTGATCCTTGAATTGACCTTTTGCTTCGGCGATAGAAATTTCTGATCGCTCAAACGGGATATTGTGACTGATCATTTTTTTCATGCGCTTCTCGATCTGTTTGAGGTCAGCCTCCGTGATCGGTTGTGCGGTTTCGATATCATAATAAAATCCGTCATCGACAATCGGTCCGATACCAAAGAGTGCATCGGGTCGGATCTCTCGCACAGCCATTGCGAGGAGATGGGCGGCGGAATGGCGTTTTTTATTTAGCTCTTCTGATGGGTTGTGTGAACACATATGTTTTTTAATTAGTCCTGTCGCTCACGAGCGACGGGATGATTGGTTAATAATTAATAATGAATTTATTGATTTAATGTCATTCCCGTGCAGACGGGAATCTAGTCAATAAAATATGTTGTGCTGGATTCCCGCCTATGCGGGAATGACAGCTATGAGATATTTTTGCAGTGCTGCCTTGATCTTGCCGAGAGGTATTCGTTTTTGTTGAGGAGAGATCCACCCGAGGCGCCTGCCTGCCGGTAGGCAGGGATTAATTTTTCTTTTAGAAAAATTAAAAAGCGTCAACAACAAATACTGCAAACTTTGTACTGAGACCCTTCTTTGGAGAGGGGCGGTTCCACTCAGTTTCCCGTTTTTGTTGTGGGCGCTCTTTGGATCGTGCATCTCACGTGTACACGTCATTACGCAGACTCCATAGTTTGGTAGGCTATATCATCATCTGTATGAAATTGTACTTGTATTGTGGCATGAAAAATGGCAGGATGTCAAGCATTGACAAAATACAAATCGTATGCTATAATGTACGGTTGTTATTTTTTGTTCGTTTTATCATCAAAAAAGCGCATATTGCGCACAAAAAAGGAGAAATGGTATGAATACTGTTGCGAGAAGTTTGTCAGATTTGGGTTTGGCCATTGCTTCATATGATCCGTCTCACAGGGCACCAAAAGTCCGGCGACCGAAAAAAGAGAAAAAGAGGATCGTCGTCATGCAGAAAGTCAGTGAAACGAAAGGCGGGTCACAGACTACCGATGAAAAAGTCGTAAAACCTGTAGCTCCTCGGTACACATCCATCACGACAGAAACCGGCGTAAAAATCCGGGTGCCAAAAAAGAATGGTCTGGAGTATAAGGAAGAGTATTTCTTAAGCGGAAGGTGCATTGAAGCGCACTATCATCATGTGTGTGGACTCGACAAGAAAGGCGTTCTCAATAGATTCTTTTATGGGATCAAAGAAGAGCATTTTGGTAAAAATATTATTACCACAGTTGTCGTTGTGGAAAAAACAATGCCGGACGGTCATGTGTTCACGATGACTAATATCTACAACACGCCGGAGGCTGTGAAAAAAAGTACGTTCACCATGCCAATCGGAGGTGACAAGGGCATAAAGATCATCCAGTCACAGTCGCAACACATCGTATTTGCGTAACCGATGTCAGTCTCCACAGGAAAGCAAAATGCTTTCTTGTGGGGATTTTTTATTTCATTGTGGTTACAGATGTATTAATATTGACTTTGTGGTGTATATTATGATACGATGATCTGTCGTTGGGAATATGTGATAGTCACTTAGTTTGTTAACAAATAGGAGAGGAGAAGTAAAACAATGGCCAAAAAAATGACAGGGGAAGTGGTAAGGAAGCGGTATCAGGGTCGACTGGAAAAAACTGCGAAATATGTCGCGAAACTGATTTGCAACGAAATTGATAAAAAAATAAATGCTTATAGCAGTCAAGATGCGAGTCAGCATGCAAAGTTTAGCGTTTTTATCGACAAAATAACCAGTGGCAATAAGTATAAATTACCGCAAGGGATGTTGGAATGGCGGTTTGCAAGTCCTATAAACTCTTGCAATTACCAGCCTCTGGTTGATCGGATTGTCGAACACATACGTGCGTATTACGCTGATTGGTCGAGAGTAGAACTGAATGGTTTTAAAGATAAGTTGAGAGAGGCATATATCGTTTTGGATGCCGGCTTCAAAGTGTCGACCGAGATCCGTCATCCGTGTGATCTTGATAATATCTTTCGAGATCGCAGAAGAGAAATGGTGCTGTATTTTGTCAATGGTATCCGTGCGGAGATCGAAAAGAGATACGGAAAGCAGTCTTCGTGCCAACAGATCTTTACTGATGATATGATATATCAATCAGACCTATCGCTTGATATGAAGGAGGCACAGGAACTCTTCCAGGATGTACGGCGTGTATTATTGGATGATAAATGGCAGATTGACCTCTATCCAAAACCGGACAATGTTGCTCAAGAAATGTTGTTTGCAAATAAGAAATATGCATTTTGTATCACTGCATTTAAGTTGTAAACAACAGACGACACAGCCGCCACAGCTTAGGTAAAAGCAGTGGCGGTTTTTTTTATTCCTGCGTAATTGCTGACGCGTCAACGATCGTGCACAGTTTTGCTTTGCATGCGTCGGTAAATGTGATGATATAGGATGTGCGCATTTTTTGTCCGTTGTGGATGAGAAATACATGAGCATTGCCACTCTCGCAGGTATCGAGAATTTCTTTGATCTGCGCGATGGTCTCGTAGGTGCTGTTGTCGGGGAGGGTGATAAATAATTTGGTTTTGGTGAGAAGGGTATTTTTTTCTTCCTTCTTTTTTGTGATGCTTTCTTTTGTGTCACCGTATTTTTTGCGGGTACTCATGATGCTTTTTGCGTAGTCATTTTTTTCCGGTACGATCTCTTCGATCTCGTTGGCGATAAATTTGAGTTCATCGTCTTTGTCGGAAAGATTTCCTTTCATCACAACAGCCTTGCCTTCTACGAGGAGGTCTTTGTGTTCTTCCAGCATCTTGGGAAAAATCAGACATTCCGTTGTGCTTTTGCCGTCTTCGAGTGTGACAAATGCCATATTTTTTCCACTTTTTGTCAGGATGATTTTGATCGCGATGATGATGCCACCGATCGAGATCATTTTATTTGCTTTGTCTTTTTTGAGATCATTGAGTGGTGTACACATATAGTCGAGGAAATCGCGGTATTCGTTGGATGGGTGATCGGAGATGTATAGACCGATGAGTTGTTTCTCCCATGCGAGGTGTTGTCTTTTGCCGGAGTCGATGCCTTTTTTGAGTTTGATCTCTGCGCGCGAGAGGAGTTCGGTGCCAAAAAGGGAATGCTGATTGGTCTGTGTGCTGGAACGCAAGTCTTTGACAAATGCGAGAATGGTGTCCATGGTAGCAAGGATATCATCGCGTGATGCAAAACTGTCGAACGCGCCAACCATCGCCAGAGCGTCAAGTGATTTTTTGTTGAGATCGCGGATGGTAATGCGTGTGCAGAGGTCGGAGAGATCTCTATATTTTCCACCGCGTTTGCGCTCTTCGACAATTTCGCGCGCAACAGGACGTCCGACGTTTTTGATCGCATTGAGTCCGAAGCGGATGCGCGGATTTTTCTTTTTTATGTCGGCGGGATCATAGATCACGGCAAACTCCTGGAAACTTTCATTGATATCGGGTGGAAGGACGGTAATGCCCATATCGCGACACTCGGCGGCCTCGATCGCGATGCGGTCGGTGTTGCCTTGGTCGGATGTCATGAGCGCGGCCATGAATTCTGCTGGATAGTGCGCTTTGAGATAGGCGGTCTGATAACCGATGAGACCATAGCACGCCGCATGCGAACGATTGAATCCATAACCGGCGAATGGTTCGATGAACGCAAAGACTTTTTCTGCGATCTCTTTTTTCACACCATGAGCAACACATCCTTCGACAAATTTGATCTTTTGCTCTTTGATGAGTTTGATGATCTTTTTGCCCATCGCCTTGCGCAAGATGTCCGCTTCTCCCAGTGTGAATCCTGCCAAATCCTGTGCGATACGCATGACTTGTTCTTGATAGACGGCAACGCCATAGGTGTCAGCGAGGATCGCTTCCAGCTTGGGGTGGAGATAGGTTACTTTTTTCTTGCCGTGCTTGCCATCGACGAAATCAGGGATCCATTCCATCGGTCCCGGACGATAGAGAGCAACCATTGCGATAATATCTTCCAATACAGTTGGCTTGAGTGCTTTGAGATAGCGTTTCATGCCACTGGATTCCAATTGAAATACGCCGGTGGTATGCGCGCTTTGTAAGAGTTTGTATGTTTTAACATCGTCAAGAGGGATTTGCTCGATGTCGATCTTGCGTCCGTGGATCTTTTTGACAATGCGGAGGGTGTTTTGGATGATCGTAAGGTTTTTGAGTCCCAAGAAGTCCATTTTGAGTAGCCCGATCTTTTCGACGGCGGAGAATTTGGTGCTGGATGCATATTGCGTCACTGTTGCTTCATCATCACCGGAGACGCGTTGCATTGCGGTGTATTCTACAACGGGTTTGTCTGTGATCACAACGCCGCATGCATGTACGGAAGAGTGACGGCACAAACCCTCCAAGCGTCTGGCGGTATCAATGAGGTCGCGTGCATCGGAATTTTCCTTATGGAGACGCTTGAAATCCGGTACTTCTGCCAGTGCTTTGTCAATCGATGTAAGCTCGGGGATGAGTTTTGCCACTTGATCGCAAAAATTATATGGATAGTTCAATGCGCGTCCGGCATCACGTATGGCGGCACGGCCGGCCATTGTTCCGAATGTGATGATCTGCGCCACATGATCTGCGCCATATGTTTTGCGCACATATGCCAACACATCGTCCCGACGATCGTCTGCAAAGTCCATATCAACATCAGGCATGGAGACGCGCTCAGGATTCAAGAAACGCTCAAAGAGAAGTTTGTACTCGATCGGGTCCATGTTGGTGATACCGGTGAGATAGGACACAAACGATCCGGCGGCAGATCCGCGTCCCGGACCGACGACGATCCCATCGTTTTTTGCCCAGTTGACGAAATCTTGCACGATGAGGAAGTAGGAGGCATAGCCGGTTTTTTTGATGATATCCAATTCATATTCCATGCGCTTGCGCTGGATGCTGGTGATATTCGTGCCGAATTTTTTGACGAGGCCTGCCTCAGAAATGTCGCGCAGGTAGTCATCGGCGGTTTTCCCCTCCGGCAGAGGAAAGGACGGCAGTTTGGTGTTACCGAGTTCCAATTCAAACGTGCATCGTGCGGCAATCTTTGTTGTGTTTGTGATCGCTTCGGGCACATCGGAAAAGATCGCAGACAGTTCTTTTTCTGTGCGAAATGAGAGGTCAAACTGTTTCATATTCGGTCGGTCTCCGTCATCCACCTTGCGATTCATTTGAATACATAAAAGCACATCGTGGATATCGCTGTCGTTTTTATTGATATAGTAGACATCACCGCAAGCAACAAGTGGAATTTTTGTATCACGACTCAGTTTTTTCAGTCCTTCATTGATCTTTTGTTGCGGTGGAAAATTCGGATGGTCGTTGAGTTCAAGATAAAAATGATCTTTACCAAAGATATTCTCATAGAGGAGTGCTTTTTCCTTGGCTTGTTCATAGCCATCGTTTTGGAGGAGCTCACCGATCTCGCCGGAGTTGTTGCCGGAGAGAGCGATGATTCCTTCGTGGTGCGTGCGCAATACATCATAGTCTACGCGTGGTTTGTAATAAAAGCCGTCGAGCTGTGCGATCGTGATGATCTTGAGGAGATTTTTATAACCGATCTCATTTTCGGCAAGAAGTACGAGCTGATTGGTTTTGCGTGATTGGAGGGAGGCGGTTTTTTTATCCATGCCACCGGGTGCTATGAGGATCTCTGTGCCGATGATCGGGCGAATGCCGCGTTCCTTTGCTTTGACGGAAAACTCCACTGCGCCATACACTGCACTTTTGTCTGTGAGTGCGAGTGCTGTCATGCCGTTTTTTTCTGCCGCGTCTAACAGATCATCGATCTTTGCAAGACCGTTTAAGAGAGAATGATCGGAATGGACATGAAGATGCGTGAATGACATAGTTTTATTAGGGGGTCCTGTCACTCGTGAGTGACGGGATTTGATGATCAAACTGTTTTTAGATGGTTATGGTAGATTTCTATGACATTGTAGCATATAATCGTATAAGGGTATAAGTTTTGATAATGGATACGTAATAACAGCTTGTCACTCACTAAAATTATGAAAATTGCAACTTTTGAGAAGGAAAAAGCATATGGTGATGCCGGGTACGAGATGATTGTTGGTGTCGATGAGGTGGGACGCGGACCGTTGGCGGGGCCGGTGGTGACGGCGGCGTGTGTGATCAAAGATGTGGCGCACATTGCCTGTGACACGGATCGCGACAAAAGATGGGATCTCATCCGTGATTCCAAGCTTCTTAGCGAAAAGCAACGCAAGGAAGTGTACGCATTTATTGAAGAATTTTTTTATATCGGCATAGGGCTGAGCACGCCAGACACGATCGATCGGATCAATATTCTCCAAGCGACATTTCTCGCGATGAAAAAGGCGGTCGTCGATCTTGAGCGCGTGATCGATAAGGCGTGCGCATATGCTGATGCACAGCGGATGATCGTGCTCATTGATGGCAATCAATTGATCCCGAATTTTACACGTGAACAAGCATGTGTATCAAAGGGTGATCAGATCGTAAAATCGATTGCCGCCGCGTCGATCATCGCCAAAGTGACGCGGGACACAATGATGGAAAAATATGACGCGCAATATCCGCAGTATGGTTTTGCCGCGCACAAGGGCTATGGCACCAAGGTGCATATGGACGCACTCACACAGTATGGCGCAACACCGATCCACAGGAAAAGTTTCGCACCGGTAAGAAATGTGCTATAAATTTGCTATTTCAAGGCGCTTTGTTACAATGAAGGACTCGCTTTTTGCGGGTTGGAAGTTCTTTGTAAACGTGTGGAAACATGCGAAAATAGCAAGAAATGTCAGAAATCATCGTTTTCTGTTGCAGGTCAATTAAACTCAAGAAGGAGAGAAGCCATGTTGCGTTTTTACAGAAAGGAATTGACGGATGGATCGGAGGATGTGGAATATTGTTTCAATGTGGAAATTTCTGCGGTACTTACTGATGAGGAGATGGCCAATTTGATGCAAATTCTCACGACGGGTTTGTTACACGTGCGTTATCCAGGGTCTCAACATATGAAGATCAAGATGTTGTTGAGATCGGTCCGCGTGTGAGTGTTGCGACAGCATATTCGACCAATCTGGTTTCTGTCTGCAGAAGTTGCGGATTGGATAAGATCATGCGTATTGAACGGTCGCGGAGATATGTTATCCCTGCAACGACCGACAGAGCATATTTTATCCGCACACATCACGATCGTATGACGGAGATGGTATATGATGAACCGCTTACGACGTTTGATACAGGCGTTGTGCCAGAGGAAGTGTATACGATTCCATTGATAGAAAATGGACCGGATGCACTGTGTGGTATCCCGGGTATTTCAATGGACGAAGCTGACCGTCAGTTTTACTACAAACATTTTGTAGAAGAGCACGGAAGGAATCCTACGATTGTTGAGATCATGGATCTCAACAATGCCAATTCAGAGCATTCTCGCCACGGTTTCTTTAAAGGGAAACAAATTATCGATGGCGAGGTAAAAAAGGAAACATTGTTTGATCTGGTGACCTCAACTCTCGTGGCAAATCCTGAGAGTTCGGTGATCGCGTTCAAGGACAATTCCAGTGTGATCGAGGGATATGACATTGAAACAATTATCCCGGAAAATCCTGGATTTCCTTCGGCATTCACGCACGTACAGTGCACGTATCTGCTTTTGCTGACAGCTGAAACACACAATTTTCCGACCGGTGTGGCTCCATTTCCCGGGGCCGAGACTGGAACAGGTGGGAGAATTCGTGATGTGCAGGCGACAGGGAGGGGCGGGTTTACCATTGCCGGTACAGCCGGTTATTGTGTGGGAAATATTCATTTTCCCGATCATAAGGTAAGTGGGCAATATCCTTGTCCGAGTAATCTGGCGACAGCATTGCAGATCGAGATCGAAGCGAGCAATGGAGCATCGGACTATGGAAACAAATATGGTGAGCCACTTATCGCCGGATTTACCAGATCGTTTGACATGATGTTGGAAAGCGGTGAGCGATGGGGTTTTATAAAACCCATTATGTTCACCGGTGGTATCGGTCAAATGGATGCACGGCATACTGAAAAGGCGGAACCGGAAAAAGGGATGCTGATCGTGCAAGTTGGCGGACCGGCGTATCGTGTCGGGTTTGGCGGCGGAGCGGCATCGAGCATGCTTCAAGGTGAAAATGATGCGGGACTGGATTTCAATGCGGTACAGCGCGGTGATGCGGAGATGGAACAAAAGATGAATCGTGTCATCCGTGCGTGCAATGAAATGGGAGGCAAAACCATCGTCGAGGTTATTCACGATCAAGGTGCCGGCGGACCTGCCAATGTTTTGAAAGAGTTGGTAGAAAAGTCAGGTGGCAAGATCGAGATACGCAACATTCGTGTTGGCGATCCGACGATGTCGGTTTTGGAAATCTACGTTGCGGAATATCAGGAGCGTAACGGTTTCTTGATTCGTCCGGAAAACAGAGAACAGTTCAAGGCAATTTGCGAGAGGGAAAAAGTGGGCTGTGAATTTTTGGGCGAAGTGACGGGAGACTTGCGTTTCATCGTCAATGATGCACAGGATGATTCAACGCCGGTAGATATTGCGTTGGATAAACTTTTGGGGGGTATCCCTCAAAAAGAGTTTCGGGACAATTCTGTTGACCCGAAATTGGTACCGCTTACTATTCCGGAAAGTCTTACCGTATGGGATGCTTTGTGGACGGTTCTACGTCTTCTTTCCGTCGGATCAAAACGGTTTTTGACCAGCAAGGTAGATCGTTCTGTAACGGGATTGATCGCGCAACAGCAATGTTGCGGTCCACTGCAATTGACAGTTGGTGATGTGGCAATTGTTGCTCAATCGCATTTTGGACTGACGGGAATGGCTACAGCAATCGGAGAACAGCCGATCAAGATGTTGGTGGATCCGGCTGCCGGTGCGCGGATGTCTGTAGGCGAAGCCTTGACCAATCTGGTGTGGGCGAGCGGCGTTGATCTGAAAAAGGTAAAATGTAGTGCCAACTGGATGTGGGCGCCAAAACTTCCCGGTGAAGGAGCGGCAATATATGCCGCCGCTACAGCAATGCGGGATGTCATGATCGAGTTGGGAGTCGCGGTAGATGGTGGTAAAGATAGTTTATCCATGGCCACCATAGTGGAAGGCAAAACAGTCAAGTCACCGCGTGAACTGGTGATCTCTGTTTATGCAGCCATACCTGACATCACGCGGAAAGTAACACCGGATATTAAACGTCCTGGTGAAAGCGTGATTTTTGTCATTGATCCTTCGATGTGGAAAATGCGTATGGGTGGATCAGCGTTGGCACAAGCACTGGATCAGATTGGCGATGAATCGCCGGATATGGATGATCCAATGCTCGTAAAACGGATGTTCCATGCCGTACAAGAACTCATCGATAAAGATCTCATTTTGGCCGGTCATGACAGAAGTGATGGTGGAATTATCACGACACTGCTGGAGATGGCTTTTTCCGGAGATTGTGGGCTGGATGTCACGATGCCGGGGAGTGGCAATGCTTTGGAAATGCTCTTTTCTGAGGAGCTTGGCGTCGTGTGTGAATGTTTGCAAAAGGATTGGAAAGCAGTTGCAGAAGTTTTGAATTCAGCCGGTGTGCCATGGGCGGTTATCGGTGACACTATCGAGGAGAGGCACATCAGAATCAGTTGTAATGGTGACGTCGTGCTCGATGAAGAAATGCGGTTTTTGAGACAATGGTGGGAAGAAACATCCCATCAGTTCGATCGAGTGCAAACCAATCCTGTGTGTGCTGAGCAAGAATACCGAAACATCGTTCTGTGTACGGCTCCACAGCATGTTGTTCCTTTTACCCCATGTCCGACGCCAACACACATTATAAAGGCGACGGAAAAACCGCGTGTAGCGATATTGCGTGAAGAGGGGAGTAACGGCGACCGAGAGATGACCTCCGCTTTTTATCACGCGGGATTTGACGTATGGGATGTCATGATGACGGATCTCTTGGAAGGCAAAGTGAAATTGGATCAATTCAGAGGACTTGTGGCTGTTGGTGGGTTTTCTTATGCCGACGTGCCGGAGAGTGCCAAAGGATGGGCGGCAACGATTCGGTGCAACACGATGCTCAACAAAATGTTTACGGACTTTTATGATCGTCCGGATACATTTACATTGGGTGTGTGCAACGGGTGTCAACTCTTTGCGCTTCTGGGATGGGTGCCATGGCGCGGTTTGTCTGATGAAAAGCAACCACGATTTGTGCGCAATGCCTCGGGTCGCTTTGAGTCCCGGTGGTCAACAGTGAACATTCAAAGCAGTCCGGCCATTATGCTGAAAGGTATGGAAGGATCTACGCTGGGTGTTCCGATCGCACACGGGGAGGGAAGGATATACTTTCCCGATCCGCACATCATGTATGATGTGTATAATGATGATCTGATCCCGATCGTCTACACGGACTATGAAGGAAGTGTTGATGGGGAAGTTTCTCATAGCTATCCTTTCAATCCCAATGGTTCGCCAATGGGCATCGCGGGCTTATGTTCACCGGATGGGCGACATCTTGCGATGATGCCACATCCTGAGAGAGCTTTTCTTTTGTGGCAGTGGCAATGGATGCCTGAGCGGATGAAACGCAAACTCAAAGCATCGCCGTGGCTCACAATGTTCCAAAATGCGTTTGACTGGTGCATAAAAAATACCAGCATATAATTTTAAGGGGGTGATCTCAAAAGCCTGACTGATAAATACAGTCAGGCTTTTTATTTTTACGGATAAGCGTATACATATATTATGATAATGAACTTGGGGGGTGACAAGATCGCGGATCTGTGCTACACTGTCAACTTAGTGGTCCTTTTACAACATGATAAATGGCATAATACTGTCAAAAAAAATAGAGGTGTAGATTTTTTTATGATGAAAAAATATGAGGAGGTTTGCACGCATGAGATGGATAGTTTGTGGACGATACGAGTATGAATATGACGCACATGGCAAGTGCACGGGGTGGTGTCGTTATGTGGACGGTAAACGAGAAGATGGCCGTCATCCGGCATGGCATATCAGAACGGGCGATACGCGCATTACGTAAATGCAAGACATTTCTCACAGGGAACACAAGGGCGATCTCAACAGTAGATCGTCCTTTTAATGTGGTTTTGCATAAAAACATAGTACGCTACATATACAGCGCAATCCCATAATCCCCAAAGTAACATAATCCTACGGCCGTAAGATTATGTTACAATTTCTTTCGCGAAAGTTGTGTTGACAGATCATAAAAAATGAGATATTCTGTACAAAGCTATTTGCGAATAGTGTTTTTTGCTTATATTGGTAATGGGTTACGGTATGAGCAAAAGAGTTGCAAGGATGTTAATTGATCTAATAATAAATTATTGTGCCTACAATCAACCAATTGAAGCGCCGTTCACGCAAGCAACAGAGCAAAAAAAACACGTCGCCTGCGATGACTACGGTTTTCAATACACTGCAAAACAAGCCGGTGAAATCACAGGGTCCGTTTAAACGTGGCGTGTGTCTCAAGGTTTCTACTACAACACCAAAAAAGCCGAACTCCGCATTGCGCAA encodes:
- the purL gene encoding phosphoribosylformylglycinamidine synthase; translation: MSVATAYSTNLVSVCRSCGLDKIMRIERSRRYVIPATTDRAYFIRTHHDRMTEMVYDEPLTTFDTGVVPEEVYTIPLIENGPDALCGIPGISMDEADRQFYYKHFVEEHGRNPTIVEIMDLNNANSEHSRHGFFKGKQIIDGEVKKETLFDLVTSTLVANPESSVIAFKDNSSVIEGYDIETIIPENPGFPSAFTHVQCTYLLLLTAETHNFPTGVAPFPGAETGTGGRIRDVQATGRGGFTIAGTAGYCVGNIHFPDHKVSGQYPCPSNLATALQIEIEASNGASDYGNKYGEPLIAGFTRSFDMMLESGERWGFIKPIMFTGGIGQMDARHTEKAEPEKGMLIVQVGGPAYRVGFGGGAASSMLQGENDAGLDFNAVQRGDAEMEQKMNRVIRACNEMGGKTIVEVIHDQGAGGPANVLKELVEKSGGKIEIRNIRVGDPTMSVLEIYVAEYQERNGFLIRPENREQFKAICEREKVGCEFLGEVTGDLRFIVNDAQDDSTPVDIALDKLLGGIPQKEFRDNSVDPKLVPLTIPESLTVWDALWTVLRLLSVGSKRFLTSKVDRSVTGLIAQQQCCGPLQLTVGDVAIVAQSHFGLTGMATAIGEQPIKMLVDPAAGARMSVGEALTNLVWASGVDLKKVKCSANWMWAPKLPGEGAAIYAAATAMRDVMIELGVAVDGGKDSLSMATIVEGKTVKSPRELVISVYAAIPDITRKVTPDIKRPGESVIFVIDPSMWKMRMGGSALAQALDQIGDESPDMDDPMLVKRMFHAVQELIDKDLILAGHDRSDGGIITTLLEMAFSGDCGLDVTMPGSGNALEMLFSEELGVVCECLQKDWKAVAEVLNSAGVPWAVIGDTIEERHIRISCNGDVVLDEEMRFLRQWWEETSHQFDRVQTNPVCAEQEYRNIVLCTAPQHVVPFTPCPTPTHIIKATEKPRVAILREEGSNGDREMTSAFYHAGFDVWDVMMTDLLEGKVKLDQFRGLVAVGGFSYADVPESAKGWAATIRCNTMLNKMFTDFYDRPDTFTLGVCNGCQLFALLGWVPWRGLSDEKQPRFVRNASGRFESRWSTVNIQSSPAIMLKGMEGSTLGVPIAHGEGRIYFPDPHIMYDVYNDDLIPIVYTDYEGSVDGEVSHSYPFNPNGSPMGIAGLCSPDGRHLAMMPHPERAFLLWQWQWMPERMKRKLKASPWLTMFQNAFDWCIKNTSI
- a CDS encoding ribonuclease HII, giving the protein MKIATFEKEKAYGDAGYEMIVGVDEVGRGPLAGPVVTAACVIKDVAHIACDTDRDKRWDLIRDSKLLSEKQRKEVYAFIEEFFYIGIGLSTPDTIDRINILQATFLAMKKAVVDLERVIDKACAYADAQRMIVLIDGNQLIPNFTREQACVSKGDQIVKSIAAASIIAKVTRDTMMEKYDAQYPQYGFAAHKGYGTKVHMDALTQYGATPIHRKSFAPVRNVL
- a CDS encoding DNA polymerase III subunit alpha, with product MSFTHLHVHSDHSLLNGLAKIDDLLDAAEKNGMTALALTDKSAVYGAVEFSVKAKERGIRPIIGTEILIAPGGMDKKTASLQSRKTNQLVLLAENEIGYKNLLKIITIAQLDGFYYKPRVDYDVLRTHHEGIIALSGNNSGEIGELLQNDGYEQAKEKALLYENIFGKDHFYLELNDHPNFPPQQKINEGLKKLSRDTKIPLVACGDVYYINKNDSDIHDVLLCIQMNRKVDDGDRPNMKQFDLSFRTEKELSAIFSDVPEAITNTTKIAARCTFELELGNTKLPSFPLPEGKTADDYLRDISEAGLVKKFGTNITSIQRKRMEYELDIIKKTGYASYFLIVQDFVNWAKNDGIVVGPGRGSAAGSFVSYLTGITNMDPIEYKLLFERFLNPERVSMPDVDMDFADDRRDDVLAYVRKTYGADHVAQIITFGTMAGRAAIRDAGRALNYPYNFCDQVAKLIPELTSIDKALAEVPDFKRLHKENSDARDLIDTARRLEGLCRHSSVHACGVVITDKPVVEYTAMQRVSGDDEATVTQYASSTKFSAVEKIGLLKMDFLGLKNLTIIQNTLRIVKKIHGRKIDIEQIPLDDVKTYKLLQSAHTTGVFQLESSGMKRYLKALKPTVLEDIIAMVALYRPGPMEWIPDFVDGKHGKKKVTYLHPKLEAILADTYGVAVYQEQVMRIAQDLAGFTLGEADILRKAMGKKIIKLIKEQKIKFVEGCVAHGVKKEIAEKVFAFIEPFAGYGFNRSHAACYGLIGYQTAYLKAHYPAEFMAALMTSDQGNTDRIAIEAAECRDMGITVLPPDINESFQEFAVIYDPADIKKKNPRIRFGLNAIKNVGRPVAREIVEERKRGGKYRDLSDLCTRITIRDLNKKSLDALAMVGAFDSFASRDDILATMDTILAFVKDLRSSTQTNQHSLFGTELLSRAEIKLKKGIDSGKRQHLAWEKQLIGLYISDHPSNEYRDFLDYMCTPLNDLKKDKANKMISIGGIIIAIKIILTKSGKNMAFVTLEDGKSTTECLIFPKMLEEHKDLLVEGKAVVMKGNLSDKDDELKFIANEIEEIVPEKNDYAKSIMSTRKKYGDTKESITKKKEEKNTLLTKTKLFITLPDNSTYETIAQIKEILDTCESGNAHVFLIHNGQKMRTSYIITFTDACKAKLCTIVDASAITQE